One segment of Haliotis asinina isolate JCU_RB_2024 chromosome 12, JCU_Hal_asi_v2, whole genome shotgun sequence DNA contains the following:
- the LOC137258148 gene encoding sodium-dependent proline transporter-like, with amino-acid sequence MSDSKATNNGPKDTSTSTSAVGLVEMTEDTSGGDERHKREHWSSRWDYIMSMIGYCVGFGNLWRFPYLCNRNGGGAFVIPFMTFIIIAALPVFYLEASLAQFSGKGAVQTWHFCPLLKGIGVGTVIVVALCQPYFQILLAWPIYYMAKSCSSVLPWTTCGNWWNTDLCVEDISTLKGLSMNNTHVLNYSDVVGINGTRTSVAELWRNKTLSHTAVEEFYQYHVLNISHGIREIGSIQWHILGCLFASYVLIFLSLFRGIKASGKVVYVTALLPYILLVAIFIRTCTLPGAVDGILHYLQPDFSKLLTGQVWSEACIQVFYSLGPGWGIIMTASSYNTFREPTLRDSIILCTVSEGTSIFAGFVTFAILGVMAERVGVPISEVVSSGPGLGFVAYPEALSHLPLPQLWSFMFFLMLLTVGLDGQFMFVELLTTTVIDQFPATLRHRRGWVTLVTCVLTFAAGIIICTQGGPYIMQLIDWYLVAVSLFLFCTLECVAAVWFYGIEQLNEDIYMMSGRPLPVLTKVLWGIVTPAILIVVFIVTISHYDSPTYGKYTYPVEATAIGWLIALLSVVPVIIVIIRTLLKQPGSLQQRLMLSLRPNSEWRPADYSLEKKHKEALLRNRRTFSESFRYIFKTQRQSKRSNIGFS; translated from the exons ATGTCAGACTCTAAGGCAACCAATAATGGCCCCAAAGATACTTCGACATCAACCAGCGCTGTAGGGCTAGTGGAGATGACCGAGGACACTTCCGGTGGCGATGAGAGACACAAGAGAGAACACTGGTCATCTCGATGGGACTACATCATGTCCATGATAGGTTACTGTGTGGGATTTGGTAATCTGTGGAGATTTCCTTACCTCTGCAACAGAAATGGTGGAG GTGCATTCGTGATTCCCTTTATGACATTCATCATCATCGCTGCCTTGCCCGTATTTTACCTTGAGGCCTCTCTGGCTCAGTTTTCCGGAAAAGGTGCTGTACAGACGTGGCATTTCTGTCCCCTCCTGAaag GTATCGGTGTTGGAACGGTCATCGTAGTAGCACTTTGTCAACCTTATTTTCAAATCCTTCTGGCCTGGCCAATCTACTACATGGCGAAGTCATGCTCAAGTGTCCTGCCCTGGACAACATGTGGTAACTGGTGGAACACAGACCTGTGTGTGGAGGACATTTCCACTTTGAAAGGACTTTCTATGAACAATACGCATGTCCTGAATTACTCGGACGTTGTTGGGATCAATGGCACTCGCACCAGCGTTGCAGAACTGTGGAGGAACAAGACCTTGTCACACACAGCTGTGGAGGAGTTCTACCA ATACCACGTCCTTAACATATCACATGGAATACGCGAAATTGGATCCATTCAGTGGCACATCCTGGGCTGTCTATTTGCGTCGTATGTGTTAATTTTCCTGAGCCTGTTTCGTGGAATCAAAGCTAGTGGGAAG GTTGTATATGTAACGGCCTTGCTTCCCTACATACTGCTGGTGGCGATCTTCATTAGGACCTGTACGCTGCCAGGAGCTGTTGATGGGATCCTTCACTACCTTCAACCTGATTTCAGCAAACTTCTCACAGGGCAG GTGTGGTCGGAGGCGTGTATCCAGGTGTTTTACAGTCTTGGCCCAGGCTGGGGGATTATCATGACAGCATCCAGCTACAACACGTTCCGGGAGCCCACCTTAAG GGATTCCATCATCTTATGCACAGTGTCAGAGGGAACGAGCATATTCGCTGGATTTGTCACGTTTGCCATTCTGGGTGTTATGGCTGAAAGGGTCGGGGTCCCAATATCTGAAGTCGTGTCATCCG GACCAGGATTAGGGTTCGTCGCCTACCCAGAAGCCCTGTCACATCTTCCACTTCCACAGCTGTGGTCCTTCATGTTTTTCCTGATGTTACTGACTGTAGGACTGGACGGTCAG TTCATGTTTGTTGAGCTTCTAACAACAACGGTCATAGACCAGTTCCCCGCAACACTCAGACATAGACGAGGCTGGGTCACGCTGGTGACATGTGTCCTCACCTTTGCTGCAGGTATCATCATATGTACACAG GGTGGCCCGTACATCATGCAACTGATCGACTGGTACCTGGTAGCGGTGTCGCTGTTCCTCTTCTGTACCCTGGAGTGTGTTGCTGCTGTCTGGTTCTACG GTATCGAGCAGCTGAATGAGGACATTTATATGATGAGTGGACGTCCTCTTCCTGTTCTGACTAAAGTCCTGTGGGGCATCGTCACCCCAGCAATACTGATT GTTGTGTTCATCGTGACGATTTCCCACTACGATTCTCCCACCTACGGGAAGTATACCTACCCTGTGGAAGCCACTGCGATTGGATGGCTGATTGCCCTACTTTCAGTTGTTCCAGTGATCATTGTTATAATAAGGACTTTACTGAAGCAGCCTGGATCACTACAGCAG AGACTGATGTTGTCCCTTCGACCAAATTCTGAGTGGCGTCCAGCAGACTATTcacttgaaaaaaaacacaaggaAGCCCTTCTGCGCAATAGACGAACATTCTCAGAGAGCTTCAGATACATTTTCAAAACTCAAAGACAATCAAAGAGATCAAACATTGGTTTCAGTTAA